The proteins below come from a single Paroceanicella profunda genomic window:
- a CDS encoding cupin domain-containing protein: MTAGITRSEESLEGIEWNILGQLYVPKHLTESSMSWHATFPVGTFVPPHIHPTQDEFLYILEGRFDFVLNGTEDHAEPGDLVRLPMGQPHGIFNKTDAAVKCLFWVSPARRLFDLFWALHNLGPTANPADVVAVSAKHEVDFLPPEEA; encoded by the coding sequence ATGACCGCCGGCATCACCCGTTCCGAAGAGAGCCTCGAAGGCATCGAGTGGAACATCCTGGGCCAGCTCTACGTGCCCAAGCACCTCACCGAGAGCTCGATGTCCTGGCACGCGACCTTCCCGGTGGGGACCTTCGTGCCGCCGCACATCCACCCCACGCAGGACGAGTTCCTCTACATCCTCGAGGGCCGCTTCGACTTCGTGCTGAACGGCACGGAAGACCACGCCGAGCCGGGGGATCTCGTCCGCCTGCCCATGGGCCAGCCGCACGGCATCTTCAACAAGACCGACGCTGCTGTGAAGTGCCTGTTCTGGGTGTCGCCGGCACGGCGGCTGTTCGACCTGTTCTGGGCGCTGCACAACCTTGGCCCGACCGCGAACCCGGCCGACGTGGTGGCGGTCTCGGCGAAGCACGAGGTGGACTTCCTGCCGCCCGAGGAGGCGTGA
- a CDS encoding AMP-binding protein codes for MLGPTAHVDTFCRDNLPAEDDQPVYLLDGFRYPDHLNAAVELTDAMVAKGFGDHVALIGNGRQRTYKELTDWTNRIANALVEDYKVKPGNRVLIRSANNPAKVACWLAATKIGAVVVNTMPMLREKELTQTVDKAEIEFALCDTRMMDEMMSCANRSRYLKTVIGFDGTANHDAELDRAALSKSVKYEAVKTGRDDVALLGFTSGSTGVPKATMHFHRDLLIIADAYAKEVLSVTPEDVFVGSPPLAFTFGLGGLAIFPLRFGATAVLLENASPPNLIEIIQKHRATICFTAPTAYRAMLRAMEAGADLSSLRCAVSAGETLPAPVFEEWVKKTGKPILDGIGGTEMLHIYISNRFGEAKAACTGRPLTGYEARVVDDEMNEVPRGTPGHLAVRGPVGCRYMADDRQKKFVRDGWNLPGDTFVQDEDGYFHFAARSDDMIVSSGYNIAGPEVEAALLSHPAVLECGVIGVPDEDRGHIVEAHVVLAPGYEASPVMVKELQDHVKNTVAPYKYPRSVKFIAALPKTESGKVQRFRLKAGA; via the coding sequence ATGCTCGGTCCCACTGCCCATGTCGACACTTTCTGCCGTGACAACCTGCCCGCCGAGGATGATCAGCCGGTCTATCTCCTCGACGGTTTCCGGTATCCCGACCACCTGAACGCGGCCGTGGAACTGACCGATGCCATGGTCGCCAAGGGCTTCGGCGACCATGTGGCGCTGATCGGCAACGGCCGTCAGCGCACCTACAAGGAACTCACCGACTGGACCAACCGCATCGCCAATGCGCTGGTCGAGGATTACAAGGTAAAGCCCGGAAACCGCGTCCTGATCCGCTCCGCCAACAACCCGGCCAAGGTGGCCTGCTGGCTGGCGGCCACCAAGATCGGCGCCGTGGTGGTGAACACCATGCCGATGCTGCGGGAGAAGGAACTCACCCAGACGGTGGACAAGGCCGAGATCGAGTTCGCGCTCTGCGACACGCGGATGATGGACGAGATGATGTCCTGCGCGAACAGGTCGCGGTACCTCAAGACCGTGATCGGCTTCGACGGCACCGCGAACCATGACGCGGAGCTGGACCGCGCCGCCCTCTCCAAGTCGGTGAAATACGAGGCGGTGAAGACCGGGCGCGACGACGTGGCCCTGCTGGGCTTCACCTCCGGCTCCACCGGCGTGCCCAAGGCCACGATGCACTTTCACCGCGACCTGCTGATCATCGCCGACGCCTATGCGAAGGAAGTGCTGAGCGTGACGCCGGAGGACGTGTTCGTCGGCTCGCCGCCGCTGGCCTTCACCTTCGGTCTCGGCGGGCTCGCCATCTTCCCGCTGCGCTTCGGCGCGACGGCGGTGCTGCTGGAGAACGCCTCGCCGCCGAACCTCATCGAGATCATCCAGAAGCACAGGGCGACAATCTGCTTCACCGCCCCCACCGCCTACCGCGCCATGCTGCGCGCGATGGAGGCGGGCGCCGACCTCTCCTCGCTGCGCTGCGCGGTCTCGGCCGGCGAGACGCTACCCGCGCCGGTGTTCGAGGAATGGGTGAAGAAGACCGGCAAGCCGATCCTCGACGGGATCGGCGGCACCGAGATGCTGCACATCTACATCTCCAACCGCTTCGGCGAGGCGAAGGCCGCCTGCACCGGCCGCCCGCTCACCGGCTACGAGGCCAGGGTGGTGGACGACGAGATGAACGAGGTGCCGCGCGGCACGCCCGGCCATCTCGCGGTGCGCGGGCCCGTGGGCTGCCGCTACATGGCCGACGACCGGCAGAAGAAATTCGTGCGCGACGGCTGGAATCTGCCCGGCGACACCTTCGTGCAGGACGAGGACGGCTACTTCCACTTCGCCGCCCGCTCCGACGACATGATCGTGTCCTCCGGCTACAACATCGCCGGCCCGGAGGTGGAGGCGGCCCTGCTCTCCCACCCCGCGGTGCTGGAATGCGGCGTGATCGGCGTGCCGGACGAGGACCGCGGCCATATCGTGGAAGCCCACGTGGTGCTGGCCCCGGGCTATGAGGCCTCGCCGGTGATGGTGAAGGAGCTGCAGGACCACGTGAAGAACACCGTGGCGCCCTACAAGTATCCGCGCTCGGTAAAATTCATCGCGGCGCTGCCCAAGACCGAAAGCGGCAAGGTTCAGCGGTTCCGGCTGAAAGCGGGGGCCTGA
- a CDS encoding branched-chain amino acid ABC transporter permease gives MTNLLLLQALNGLQFGVLLFLVAAGLTLVFGIMDFINLAHGVLYMVGAYLVATFAGLTGSFWLGIVIALPVALVFGLLLEVLIFRRLYDRSHLDQVLATFGLIMIVNEGVKIIWGAAPLSVPMPDLLSGSVPLVGMMQYPVYRIAIIAAGLLTALGLYLMIGHTRIGMLLRAGASNGKMVSALGVNIRRLFMIVFGFGAMLAGFAGAMIAPILSVDPGMGESVLILTFVVIVIGGIGSIRGAFIAAILVGLVDTLGRTFGPILLRMVLDPSAASQTGRTLAPMLIYILMAAILFFRPAGLFGRKS, from the coding sequence ATGACAAATCTTCTCCTCCTCCAGGCCCTCAACGGCCTGCAGTTCGGGGTCTTGCTGTTCCTCGTCGCCGCCGGGCTGACGCTGGTCTTCGGGATCATGGACTTCATCAACCTCGCCCATGGCGTGCTCTACATGGTGGGCGCCTATCTCGTGGCCACCTTCGCGGGGCTCACGGGGAGCTTCTGGCTGGGGATCGTGATCGCGCTGCCGGTGGCGCTGGTCTTCGGGCTGCTGCTGGAGGTGCTGATCTTCCGGCGGCTCTACGACCGCTCGCATCTGGACCAGGTTCTGGCCACCTTCGGGCTGATCATGATCGTGAACGAGGGGGTGAAGATCATCTGGGGCGCCGCCCCGCTCAGCGTGCCGATGCCCGACCTGCTCTCGGGCTCGGTGCCGCTGGTAGGCATGATGCAATACCCGGTCTACCGCATCGCCATCATCGCCGCGGGGCTGCTCACCGCGCTCGGGCTCTACCTGATGATCGGGCACACGCGCATCGGCATGCTGCTGCGCGCCGGCGCCTCGAACGGCAAGATGGTCTCGGCGCTGGGGGTGAACATCCGCCGGCTGTTCATGATCGTCTTCGGCTTCGGGGCCATGCTGGCGGGTTTCGCGGGCGCGATGATCGCGCCGATCCTGTCGGTGGACCCGGGGATGGGCGAGAGCGTGCTCATTCTCACCTTCGTGGTGATCGTGATCGGCGGCATCGGCTCCATCCGCGGCGCCTTCATCGCCGCCATTCTCGTCGGGCTGGTCGACACGCTGGGCCGCACCTTCGGGCCGATCCTGCTGCGCATGGTGCTGGACCCCTCCGCCGCCTCGCAGACCGGCCGCACCCTGGCGCCGATGCTGATCTACATCCTGATGGCCGCCATCCTGTTCTTCCGCCCCGCCGGGCTGTTCGGAAGGAAATCCTGA
- a CDS encoding ABC transporter ATP-binding protein, translating to MSALLQIRNLCKSYGALKVTDAVTLDIEEGELHAIIGPNGAGKTTLISQLSGQNPSDSGQLVYQGQDIMRLSMAERVGRGLARSFQITSLLPGFTVLENVAMAVQARSGSSFRFFARAANEDELNREAMICLRRVKLADRAERLAGSLSHGEQRQLEIAVALATEPQLLLLDEPLAGTGHEESAVLVELMRGMKRRHTVVLIEHDMEAVFALADRLSVLVYGRIIATGTPEEIRNNPEVRAAYLGEEAA from the coding sequence ATGAGCGCGCTTCTGCAGATCCGGAACCTGTGCAAGTCCTACGGCGCGCTGAAGGTGACCGACGCTGTCACCCTCGACATCGAGGAGGGCGAGCTGCACGCCATCATCGGCCCGAACGGCGCGGGGAAGACCACGCTGATCTCCCAGCTCTCCGGGCAGAACCCGTCCGATTCCGGCCAGCTCGTGTACCAGGGCCAGGACATCATGCGCCTGAGCATGGCCGAGCGGGTGGGCCGCGGCCTCGCGCGCTCGTTCCAGATCACCTCGCTGCTGCCGGGCTTCACGGTGCTGGAGAACGTGGCGATGGCGGTGCAGGCGCGCTCGGGCTCCTCGTTCCGCTTCTTCGCCCGCGCGGCGAATGAGGATGAGCTGAACCGCGAGGCGATGATCTGCCTGCGCCGGGTGAAGCTGGCGGACCGGGCGGAACGGCTCGCGGGCTCGCTCAGCCACGGCGAGCAGCGCCAGCTCGAGATCGCGGTGGCGCTGGCCACGGAGCCGCAGCTCCTGCTGCTCGACGAGCCGCTGGCTGGCACCGGCCATGAGGAATCCGCCGTGCTGGTGGAGCTGATGCGCGGCATGAAGCGCCGCCACACCGTGGTGCTGATCGAGCATGACATGGAGGCGGTCTTCGCGCTGGCGGACCGGCTGTCGGTGCTGGTCTACGGCCGGATCATCGCCACCGGCACGCCGGAGGAGATCCGCAACAACCCGGAGGTCCGCGCGGCCTATCTCGGCGAGGAGGCGGCCTGA
- a CDS encoding MarR family winged helix-turn-helix transcriptional regulator, with amino-acid sequence MSPEPQPPVALTEGKLSLRFWLQMLKTTRFLENGMREMLRLEFDTTLPRFDVMAMLERSGHGLKMSELSRQLMVSNGNVTGIVDRLVADGLVVRCSVEGDKRATVVRLTPKGEEDFGRMAARHADWVAGQIGDIPAQDMRRAITMMSDIRRTGR; translated from the coding sequence ATGAGCCCGGAGCCGCAACCGCCGGTCGCCCTCACCGAGGGCAAGCTGTCGCTGCGGTTCTGGCTGCAGATGCTCAAGACCACGCGCTTTCTGGAAAACGGCATGCGCGAGATGCTGCGGCTGGAGTTCGACACCACCCTGCCGCGCTTCGACGTGATGGCGATGCTGGAGCGCTCCGGCCATGGGCTGAAGATGTCCGAGCTCTCGCGCCAGCTCATGGTCTCGAACGGCAATGTCACCGGTATCGTGGACCGGCTGGTCGCCGACGGGCTGGTGGTCCGCTGCTCGGTGGAGGGCGACAAGCGCGCCACCGTCGTGCGCCTCACCCCGAAGGGCGAGGAAGACTTCGGCCGCATGGCCGCGCGCCACGCCGACTGGGTGGCCGGCCAGATCGGCGACATCCCGGCGCAGGACATGCGCCGGGCCATAACGATGATGAGCGATATACGGAGGACAGGCAGATGA
- a CDS encoding ABC transporter ATP-binding protein, which yields MLKVEGLEAAYGESRVLFGIDLTVAAGEVVTLLGRNGMGKTTTINSIFGLMRPRAGRVSVGSTDLTGKAPYLIAQAGLGLVPEGRQIFPTLTVEENLVATARGGKAARWSLARVYALFPRLQERRRNMGNQLSGGEQQMLAIGRALMTNPRLVVLDEATEGLAPLIREEIWACLTRLKEDGEAILVIDKNVDALARFADRHVVIEKGRVVWQGTTPDLLATPDIKDRFLHV from the coding sequence ATGCTGAAAGTGGAAGGCCTCGAGGCGGCCTATGGCGAGAGCCGGGTGTTGTTCGGCATCGACCTCACGGTGGCCGCCGGCGAGGTGGTCACCCTGCTGGGCCGCAACGGCATGGGCAAGACGACCACCATCAACTCGATTTTCGGCCTGATGCGCCCGCGCGCCGGGCGGGTGAGCGTGGGGAGCACCGATCTCACCGGCAAGGCCCCCTACCTCATCGCCCAGGCCGGCCTGGGCCTGGTGCCCGAGGGGCGGCAGATCTTCCCCACACTCACGGTGGAGGAGAACCTCGTCGCCACCGCGCGCGGCGGCAAGGCGGCGCGCTGGAGCCTTGCGCGCGTCTATGCCCTGTTCCCGCGCCTGCAGGAGCGCCGCCGCAACATGGGCAACCAGCTCTCGGGCGGCGAGCAGCAGATGCTCGCCATCGGCCGCGCGCTGATGACCAACCCCCGCCTCGTGGTGCTGGACGAGGCCACCGAAGGCCTCGCCCCCCTGATCCGCGAGGAGATATGGGCCTGCCTCACCAGGCTCAAGGAGGATGGAGAGGCCATCCTCGTGATCGACAAGAACGTCGACGCCCTCGCCCGCTTCGCCGATCGCCATGTGGTGATCGAGAAGGGCCGCGTGGTGTGGCAGGGCACCACGCCCGACCTGCTCGCGACACCCGACATCAAGGACCGTTTCCTGCATGTCTGA
- a CDS encoding enoyl-CoA hydratase family protein — protein sequence MTMMAGLTPQHFDWRMEGRVAVINLRRPERKNPLTFESYAELRDTFRDMVYAEDVDVVVFTPNGGNFCSGGDVHDIIGPLVKMDMKELLAFTRMTGDLVKAILGCGKPVISAVDGVCVGAGAIIAMASDLRLATPAAKTAFLFNRVGLAGCDMGACAMLPRIIGQGRAAELLYTGRVMSAEEGASWGFYNALHEEGELIAAALKLAGRIASGPTFANMMTKTQLNHEWSMTPEQAIEAEAQAQALCMQTQDFERAYHAFVAGEKPVFEGN from the coding sequence ATGACCATGATGGCAGGGCTCACGCCGCAGCATTTCGACTGGCGCATGGAGGGCCGCGTGGCGGTCATCAACCTGCGCCGCCCCGAGCGCAAGAACCCGCTCACCTTCGAAAGCTATGCCGAGCTGCGCGACACCTTCCGTGACATGGTCTATGCCGAGGACGTCGACGTGGTGGTCTTCACCCCCAACGGCGGCAACTTCTGCTCCGGCGGCGATGTGCATGACATCATCGGCCCGCTGGTGAAGATGGACATGAAGGAGCTGCTCGCCTTCACCCGCATGACCGGCGATCTGGTGAAGGCCATCCTGGGCTGCGGCAAGCCGGTGATCTCGGCGGTGGACGGCGTCTGCGTGGGCGCGGGCGCCATCATCGCCATGGCCTCGGACCTGCGTCTGGCCACGCCGGCGGCGAAGACCGCCTTCCTGTTCAACCGGGTCGGGCTTGCGGGCTGCGACATGGGCGCCTGCGCGATGCTGCCGCGCATCATCGGCCAGGGCCGGGCGGCGGAGCTGCTCTACACCGGCCGGGTGATGAGCGCCGAGGAGGGCGCGAGCTGGGGCTTCTACAATGCGCTGCATGAGGAGGGTGAGCTGATCGCCGCCGCGCTGAAGCTCGCCGGGCGGATCGCCTCCGGCCCCACCTTCGCCAACATGATGACCAAGACCCAGCTCAACCACGAATGGTCGATGACGCCCGAACAGGCCATCGAGGCCGAGGCCCAGGCCCAGGCCCTGTGCATGCAGACGCAGGATTTCGAGCGCGCCTACCACGCCTTCGTGGCCGGCGAGAAACCCGTGTTCGAGGGCAACTGA
- a CDS encoding acyl-CoA thioesterase has product MFTLRRQVEFQHCDPAGIVFYPRYFEMISAAVERFFTDHLGKSFAEMHLTEKFGVPTARIEVDFRSPSRLEDWLDLSVAVARVGRSSVELAITCACAGTPRFEARSTLVYVDLTTGKPRSWPDGLRAALGSELTESETQDV; this is encoded by the coding sequence ATGTTCACCCTGCGCAGACAGGTCGAGTTCCAGCACTGCGACCCGGCGGGGATCGTCTTCTACCCCCGTTACTTCGAGATGATCTCGGCCGCGGTCGAGCGCTTCTTCACCGACCATCTCGGCAAGAGCTTTGCCGAGATGCACCTGACCGAGAAGTTCGGCGTGCCCACCGCGCGCATCGAGGTGGATTTCCGCAGCCCCTCGCGGCTGGAGGACTGGCTGGACCTCTCCGTGGCCGTGGCCCGGGTGGGGCGCAGCTCGGTGGAGCTGGCGATCACCTGCGCCTGCGCCGGCACCCCGCGCTTCGAGGCCCGCAGCACGCTGGTCTATGTCGACCTCACCACGGGCAAGCCGCGCTCCTGGCCCGACGGGCTGCGCGCCGCCCTCGGCTCCGAACTTACTGAAAGCGAGACTCAAGATGTCTGA
- a CDS encoding branched-chain amino acid ABC transporter permease: MIALAPRTRLLVAAVLFLLFAALPFVAAGTDDHFLVITATRVMVFAIAALSLDLILGYGALVSFGHAAYLGIGAYTVAILSSNGVSDLALQMLAAVLASAVFALVTGAISLRTKGVYFIMITLAFGQMAFFFFVSLSSYGGDDGFTLQARSTLMGTALLENDRVFFYVTLAALVLLFLFANALIGSRFGRVLTGTRENPLRMQAIGFTPFRYQLTAYVISGCMAGIAGVLLANQTEFVSPAFMTWHRSGELIVMVILGGIGTLVGGILGAAAFLMLEEWLAIFSEHWRLAMGVILVLVVLFTRGGLTGLLRRLLGGRA, translated from the coding sequence ATGATTGCCCTCGCCCCCCGCACCAGGCTGCTGGTCGCGGCCGTCCTGTTCCTCCTGTTCGCCGCCCTGCCCTTCGTGGCCGCGGGCACGGACGACCATTTCCTCGTCATCACCGCCACGCGGGTGATGGTCTTCGCCATCGCCGCGCTGTCGCTGGACCTGATCCTGGGCTACGGCGCGCTGGTGTCCTTCGGCCATGCGGCCTACCTCGGCATCGGCGCCTACACGGTGGCCATCCTCTCCTCCAACGGGGTGAGCGACCTCGCGCTGCAGATGCTGGCCGCCGTGCTCGCCTCCGCCGTCTTCGCGCTGGTGACCGGGGCGATCTCGCTGCGCACGAAGGGGGTGTATTTCATCATGATCACCCTCGCCTTCGGGCAGATGGCCTTCTTCTTCTTCGTTTCGCTCTCCTCCTACGGCGGCGATGACGGTTTCACCCTGCAGGCGCGCTCCACCCTCATGGGCACGGCCCTGCTCGAGAACGACCGGGTGTTCTTCTACGTCACCCTGGCCGCCCTCGTGCTGCTGTTCCTGTTCGCCAACGCGCTCATCGGCTCGCGTTTCGGCCGGGTGCTCACCGGCACGCGGGAGAACCCGCTGCGCATGCAGGCCATCGGCTTCACGCCGTTCCGCTACCAGCTCACCGCCTACGTGATCTCCGGCTGCATGGCCGGCATCGCCGGGGTGCTGCTGGCGAACCAGACCGAGTTCGTCTCCCCCGCCTTCATGACCTGGCACCGCTCGGGCGAGCTGATCGTGATGGTGATCCTGGGCGGCATCGGCACGCTGGTGGGCGGCATCCTGGGCGCCGCGGCCTTCCTGATGCTGGAGGAATGGCTGGCGATCTTTTCCGAGCACTGGCGCCTCGCCATGGGGGTCATCCTCGTGCTGGTGGTGCTCTTCACCCGCGGCGGCCTCACCGGCCTGCTGCGTCGGCTCCTGGGAGGTCGGGCATGA
- a CDS encoding acyl-CoA dehydrogenase family protein: MADRTFLDWPFFDDRHRALAAELETWCAANLPVDHRDVDAACRGLVASLGQAGFLQHSGGEALDVRSLCIIRETLARHDGLADFAFAMQGLGMGAVSLFGTPEQRARLAKTRAGEAISAFALTEPASGSDVANIACAARQEGDSYILSGEKTWISNGGIADLYVVFARTGEGPGAKGLSAFLLPADAPGLEIVERLEVIAPHPLARLRFNDIRLPASAMIGDPGKGFRIAMSVLDVFRSTVGAAALGFARRALEETLARATSRQLFGAPLAEIQMVQGHIADMALAIDASALLVYRAAWTKDSGAPRVSREAAMAKLHATDQAQIVIDKAVQIHGGDGVRKGSKVEELYREIRALRIYEGASDVQKIIIARQTLGG; this comes from the coding sequence ATGGCGGACCGGACCTTCCTCGACTGGCCGTTCTTCGACGACCGCCACCGCGCGCTTGCCGCCGAGCTGGAAACCTGGTGTGCGGCCAACCTGCCGGTGGACCACCGGGACGTGGACGCCGCCTGCCGCGGCCTTGTCGCCTCCCTCGGGCAGGCGGGTTTCCTGCAGCATTCGGGGGGGGAGGCGCTCGACGTCCGCTCCCTGTGCATCATCCGCGAGACCCTGGCCCGCCATGACGGGCTCGCCGACTTCGCCTTTGCCATGCAGGGGCTCGGCATGGGCGCCGTTTCACTGTTCGGAACGCCGGAGCAGCGCGCGAGGCTGGCGAAAACCCGCGCGGGCGAGGCAATCTCGGCCTTCGCGCTCACCGAGCCCGCCTCGGGCTCGGACGTGGCCAACATCGCCTGCGCCGCGCGGCAGGAGGGGGACAGCTACATCCTCTCCGGCGAGAAGACCTGGATTTCCAACGGCGGCATCGCCGATCTCTACGTGGTCTTCGCCCGCACCGGCGAGGGGCCGGGGGCCAAGGGGCTCTCGGCCTTCCTGCTGCCGGCGGACGCCCCGGGGCTGGAGATCGTCGAGCGGCTGGAGGTGATCGCCCCGCACCCGCTCGCCCGCCTGCGCTTCAACGACATCCGCCTGCCGGCCTCCGCCATGATCGGCGACCCGGGCAAGGGCTTCCGCATCGCCATGTCGGTGCTCGACGTGTTCCGCTCCACGGTCGGCGCCGCGGCGCTCGGCTTCGCCCGGCGCGCGCTGGAGGAGACGCTGGCCCGCGCCACCTCGCGCCAGCTTTTCGGCGCGCCGCTGGCCGAGATCCAGATGGTTCAGGGCCATATCGCCGACATGGCGCTGGCCATAGACGCCTCGGCCCTGCTGGTCTACCGCGCCGCCTGGACCAAGGACAGCGGCGCCCCGCGGGTGAGCCGCGAGGCCGCCATGGCCAAGCTTCACGCCACCGACCAGGCCCAGATCGTCATCGACAAGGCGGTCCAGATCCATGGCGGGGACGGCGTGCGCAAGGGCTCGAAGGTGGAGGAACTCTACCGCGAGATCCGTGCGCTGCGCATCTACGAGGGCGCATCAGACGTCCAGAAAATCATCATCGCCCGACAGACACTCGGAGGTTAG
- a CDS encoding RidA family protein, translating into MSDCPHEFLNPSGWKAAKGYANGMVAEGRFVMLGGLIGWNADQEFETDDFVDQVKQALLNIRAVLDEAGAKPEHLVRLTWYITDKREYLANLREMGAVYREVLGKHFPAMAMVQVVALMEDRAKVEIEATAVIPNG; encoded by the coding sequence ATGTCTGACTGCCCGCATGAATTTCTGAACCCCTCGGGCTGGAAGGCAGCGAAGGGCTATGCCAACGGCATGGTCGCCGAGGGACGCTTCGTGATGCTCGGCGGGTTGATCGGCTGGAACGCCGACCAGGAGTTCGAAACCGACGATTTCGTGGACCAGGTGAAGCAGGCGCTGCTCAACATCCGCGCCGTGCTGGACGAGGCGGGCGCGAAGCCCGAGCACCTGGTGCGCCTCACCTGGTACATCACCGACAAGCGCGAATACCTCGCGAACCTGCGCGAGATGGGCGCCGTCTACCGCGAGGTGCTGGGCAAGCACTTCCCCGCCATGGCCATGGTGCAGGTGGTGGCGCTGATGGAAGACCGCGCGAAGGTGGAGATCGAGGCGACGGCCGTCATCCCCAACGGCTGA
- a CDS encoding flavin-dependent oxidoreductase, which yields MKVIIAGAGIGGLTTALMLHARGIKAEIYEAAPEVREVGVGINTLPHAIRELAEIGLLPALDAVGMRTRELIYLTRQGQEVWREKRGMDAGHVVPQFSIHRGRLQKVIHDAVIERLGPDAVRTGCRLSGFVQNEGGVTAHFTDTVEGASGLTARGDVLICADGIHSVGRRSFYPNEGAPSWTGVVMWRGAAEWPVWLDGRTMAIGGGMGGKFVLYPIAPAEGDRQLMNWVVNIRMKDPEQSPPPPDNWSRPARLEQVLPYAKRFSVPGFDIEGLVRASPQIFEYPMADRDPLPRWTFGRVTLLGDAAHPMYPVGSNGASQAILDARCLADSLAKAEHPRAGLWAYEKERLPKTAEVVMLNRKGGPERVIDEVEKRAPAGFEDVNEVLSRADRQAIVGGYAGTAGFSVNVLRAAQSA from the coding sequence ATGAAGGTCATCATCGCAGGGGCCGGAATCGGCGGCCTCACCACCGCCCTCATGCTGCATGCGCGCGGCATCAAGGCCGAGATCTACGAGGCCGCACCGGAGGTGCGCGAGGTCGGCGTGGGCATCAACACCCTGCCCCATGCCATCCGCGAGCTGGCCGAGATCGGCCTGCTGCCGGCGCTCGACGCCGTGGGCATGCGCACGCGGGAGCTGATCTACCTCACCCGCCAGGGCCAGGAAGTGTGGCGCGAGAAGCGCGGCATGGACGCGGGCCACGTGGTGCCGCAGTTCTCCATCCATCGCGGCCGGCTGCAGAAGGTCATCCATGACGCGGTGATCGAGCGGCTGGGCCCCGACGCGGTGCGCACCGGCTGCCGGCTTTCGGGCTTCGTGCAGAACGAGGGCGGCGTGACCGCGCATTTCACCGACACGGTGGAGGGCGCCTCCGGCCTCACCGCGCGCGGCGACGTGCTGATCTGCGCCGACGGCATCCACTCCGTGGGCCGGCGCAGCTTCTACCCGAACGAGGGTGCGCCGAGCTGGACCGGCGTGGTGATGTGGCGCGGTGCGGCCGAATGGCCGGTGTGGCTGGACGGCCGGACCATGGCCATCGGCGGCGGCATGGGCGGCAAGTTCGTGCTCTACCCCATCGCGCCGGCCGAGGGTGACCGCCAGCTGATGAACTGGGTGGTGAACATCCGGATGAAGGACCCCGAGCAGTCCCCGCCCCCGCCCGACAACTGGTCGCGCCCGGCACGGCTGGAGCAGGTGCTGCCCTATGCGAAGCGCTTCTCCGTGCCCGGTTTCGACATCGAGGGCCTGGTGCGCGCCAGCCCGCAGATCTTCGAATACCCGATGGCGGACCGCGATCCCCTGCCCCGCTGGACCTTCGGCCGCGTCACCCTGCTGGGCGATGCCGCGCACCCGATGTACCCGGTGGGCTCCAACGGTGCGAGCCAGGCGATCCTCGACGCGCGCTGCCTCGCCGACAGCCTCGCGAAGGCCGAGCATCCGCGTGCCGGGCTCTGGGCCTATGAGAAGGAGCGCCTGCCCAAGACCGCCGAGGTGGTGATGCTGAACCGCAAGGGCGGCCCCGAGCGGGTGATCGACGAGGTGGAGAAGCGCGCCCCCGCCGGCTTCGAGGACGTGAACGAGGTACTCTCGCGCGCCGACCGCCAAGCCATCGTCGGCGGCTACGCCGGCACCGCCGGCTTCTCGGTGAACGTGCTGCGCGCGGCCCAGAGCGCCTGA